Proteins from a genomic interval of Planctomycetota bacterium:
- the atpG gene encoding ATP synthase F1 subunit gamma translates to MLSGRKIKRKIRSVQNIKKITRAMEMVSAAKFKRVWTKLTAIRPYSSKLKSMTENLLANLKDIGFKHPFIYSERSESMKQTGNEASPAVTAKKGKMCVIAVSSSKGLCGGYNANMTKALANFITSIETTKTIEIVPIGKKIQDFARKRDIKMRDIKAPGDINIGLAKEIITPIINDYENGLLSEVWLVYSEFVNPMINRPKVQRFLPFVTETDNPPRSTLNAPRSTEDYLFEPEPTELLNLIIPRYLEVVFYRMLLEAYSSEHSARMIAMRNASKNASEVIDELTLTFNKARQANITRELLDIVGGAEGMK, encoded by the coding sequence ATGTTAAGCGGTCGTAAGATTAAGAGAAAAATCCGAAGCGTCCAGAACATCAAGAAGATAACCCGGGCCATGGAAATGGTCTCAGCCGCCAAGTTCAAGCGGGTCTGGACCAAACTCACGGCTATCCGCCCATACTCGTCTAAACTCAAGAGTATGACCGAAAACCTCCTGGCTAATCTCAAGGATATCGGGTTCAAGCACCCGTTTATTTATAGTGAGCGAAGCGAATCTATGAAGCAAACCGGCAATGAGGCATCGCCCGCAGTCACAGCCAAAAAAGGCAAGATGTGCGTTATCGCAGTCTCGTCCAGCAAGGGTCTGTGCGGCGGCTATAATGCCAATATGACCAAGGCGCTGGCTAACTTTATTACTTCGATAGAAACAACCAAAACAATAGAAATCGTGCCAATCGGCAAGAAGATTCAGGACTTTGCCCGGAAACGGGATATTAAAATGCGGGACATTAAGGCCCCGGGCGACATAAATATCGGGCTGGCCAAGGAGATAATCACGCCGATAATAAATGACTACGAAAACGGCTTATTGAGCGAGGTCTGGCTGGTCTATAGCGAGTTTGTCAATCCGATGATTAACCGGCCCAAGGTCCAGAGATTCCTGCCGTTTGTTACAGAGACAGATAACCCTCCACGCTCCACGCTCAACGCTCCACGCTCAACGGAAGACTATCTCTTCGAGCCCGAACCAACTGAATTATTAAACCTGATTATCCCGCGCTATCTGGAGGTGGTGTTTTACCGGATGCTGCTCGAGGCGTATTCCAGCGAGCACTCAGCCCGGATGATAGCCATGCGCAACGCCTCCAAGAACGCCTCCGAAGTAATAGATGAATTAACCCTGACATTTAACAAAGCCCGCCAGGCCAATATCACCCGTGAACTGCTGGATATTGTCGGCGGCGCGGAGGGGATGAAGTAG
- a CDS encoding F0F1 ATP synthase subunit alpha: MSQNIRPAEISSIIQKEIGKYDAKLKMETVGTVLQVGDGIARVWGLDKVMSAELVEFIPTKADGKSAEPIFGMALNLEEDHVGCVVLGDDTKIKEGDEVRTTGRITQVPVGPALVGRVVNALGQPLDNKGPIATTEYRPIEGRSPNVIQRQPVKEPLQTGWLSIDSMIPIGRGQRELIIGDRQTGKTAITIDAIINQKEENVICIYVAIGQKASTIASIVDTLEKYGAMKYTIVVAAAASDPAPLLYIAPYAGCAIGEYFRDNKQHVLVIYDDLSKHAAAYRQLSLLLRRPPGREAFPGDIFNLHSRLLERAAKLSDELGGGSLTALPIVETQAGDIAGYIPTNIISITDGQIYLEPDMFYAGIRPAINVGNSVSRVGGSAQVSAMRQVAGRLRLDLAQYRELAAFAQFASELDKTTQAQLTRGERLVELLKQPQFKPMPVTEQIILIWLGTNGHLDTMATEKVRSFVEGIIKFIHEQHPGIAENIKKTRKLDMQTIEHLNKAVEEYQNVERKA, encoded by the coding sequence ATGAGCCAAAACATTCGGCCCGCAGAAATCAGTTCCATTATTCAGAAGGAAATCGGCAAGTATGATGCCAAACTAAAAATGGAGACGGTCGGCACGGTCCTCCAGGTGGGCGACGGCATCGCCCGGGTCTGGGGACTGGACAAGGTTATGTCCGCCGAACTGGTGGAATTCATACCCACCAAAGCAGATGGTAAATCCGCCGAGCCGATTTTCGGCATGGCGCTCAACCTGGAAGAAGACCATGTCGGCTGCGTGGTGCTGGGCGATGACACCAAGATTAAAGAAGGCGACGAGGTCCGGACCACCGGACGGATTACCCAGGTGCCGGTCGGGCCGGCGCTGGTCGGCCGGGTAGTCAATGCCCTGGGCCAACCACTGGACAACAAAGGCCCGATTGCCACCACCGAATACCGGCCCATCGAAGGCCGTTCGCCTAATGTCATCCAGCGCCAGCCCGTCAAGGAGCCGCTCCAGACCGGATGGCTATCCATCGACTCCATGATACCTATCGGCCGGGGTCAGCGTGAACTTATCATCGGCGACCGCCAGACCGGCAAGACCGCTATCACCATTGATGCCATCATCAACCAAAAAGAGGAAAATGTCATCTGCATCTATGTGGCTATCGGGCAAAAGGCATCCACCATCGCCAGCATTGTAGATACACTGGAAAAATACGGAGCCATGAAATACACCATCGTGGTCGCGGCCGCGGCCTCTGACCCGGCGCCGCTGCTCTATATCGCGCCCTACGCCGGCTGCGCCATCGGCGAATATTTCCGGGATAATAAACAGCACGTCCTGGTCATCTACGATGATTTATCCAAGCACGCCGCTGCCTACCGGCAATTATCCCTCCTGTTAAGGCGGCCGCCGGGCCGCGAGGCGTTCCCGGGCGATATCTTCAACCTCCATTCCCGCTTGTTGGAACGGGCCGCTAAATTATCCGATGAACTGGGCGGCGGGTCGCTGACTGCCCTGCCCATCGTGGAAACCCAGGCTGGCGACATCGCCGGCTATATCCCGACCAATATTATTTCCATCACCGACGGCCAGATTTACCTGGAACCGGACATGTTCTATGCCGGTATCCGGCCGGCTATTAACGTGGGCAACTCGGTCTCCCGGGTGGGCGGCTCGGCCCAGGTATCGGCGATGAGACAGGTAGCCGGACGCCTGCGCCTGGACCTGGCCCAATACCGAGAATTGGCTGCCTTTGCCCAGTTTGCCTCGGAACTGGATAAGACCACCCAGGCCCAGCTGACCCGCGGCGAGCGGCTGGTCGAGCTCCTGAAACAGCCCCAATTCAAACCCATGCCGGTGACCGAACAAATTATCCTGATCTGGCTGGGCACCAACGGCCATCTGGATACCATGGCCACTGAAAAGGTCCGGTCTTTCGTGGAAGGAATTATCAAATTCATCCACGAACAGCATCCGGGTATTGCCGAGAATATCAAAAAGACCAGGAAACTGGATATGCAGACAATCGAACATTTAAATAAAGCAGTGGAGGAATACCAAAACGTTGAGCGTAAAGCGTAG
- the atpF gene encoding F0F1 ATP synthase subunit B codes for MEAIKNLFSALGGQVQVIILLSVNFIILILILNKFLFKRVLTHLDNRKKEIEDTFGKIEQDKKHITQMTDEYQAKLSQIEKEAYQKIQSAVKEGLTAKTDIISEAHLQADNVLRKAKDEIGLEKNKAMKEMRQEIITLAISAAEKIISKELDEKTNSRVVSEFLEEIDRNK; via the coding sequence ATGGAAGCGATAAAGAATTTATTCTCAGCCCTGGGCGGGCAGGTCCAAGTCATCATCCTTTTGTCAGTAAATTTCATCATATTGATTCTCATCCTCAATAAATTCCTGTTCAAGCGCGTGCTCACCCATCTGGACAACCGCAAGAAGGAAATTGAGGACACTTTCGGTAAAATAGAGCAGGACAAGAAACATATTACCCAGATGACCGATGAATACCAGGCCAAACTCAGCCAGATAGAAAAAGAGGCCTACCAGAAAATCCAATCGGCCGTTAAGGAAGGCCTGACCGCCAAGACCGACATTATCTCCGAGGCCCACCTTCAGGCCGATAATGTCCTGCGCAAGGCCAAGGACGAAATCGGACTGGAAAAGAACAAGGCCATGAAAGAGATGCGCCAGGAAATAATCACGCTGGCCATCAGCGCGGCGGAAAAGATTATCAGCAAGGAACTGGACGAGAAAACCAATTCCAGGGTGGTATCCGAATTCCTGGAAGAGATAGATAGAAATAAATGA
- a CDS encoding ATP synthase F0 subunit C: MAIAAAIGALSQSRAIWRAVEAIARQPEAGGRIFTSMIIGLALIETLVLFTFLVTGIILKGDLTKMVQANYGKANVEAQKLQDNYESEKAKTGGGH, translated from the coding sequence ATGGCAATCGCCGCAGCTATTGGCGCATTAAGCCAATCGCGCGCTATCTGGCGCGCTGTAGAGGCCATTGCCAGACAGCCCGAAGCCGGCGGCAGGATTTTTACATCGATGATTATCGGTTTGGCACTGATTGAAACCCTGGTGCTGTTCACATTCCTGGTGACCGGCATCATCCTAAAGGGCGATTTAACCAAGATGGTCCAGGCCAACTACGGAAAAGCCAACGTGGAAGCCCAGAAACTGCAGGATAACTACGAATCTGAAAAAGCCAAAACAGGCGGCGGACATTAA
- the atpD gene encoding F0F1 ATP synthase subunit beta yields the protein MNDNQGKVLQVIGPVVDVAFPEGKLPAIYNALKLTSQTPPLNLVLETAQHLGNNTVRTIALASTDGVIRGMPVVDTGAVITVPVGRPTLGRLLNLLGEPIDTIGEIKTKDYYPIHRHSPALSEQATTTQIFETGLKVIDLLAPYSKGGKVGLFGGAGVGKTVVIMELIRNIATEHGGFSVFGGVGERTREGNDLWLEMQRSGVLAKTVMVFGQMNEPPGARLRVALTALTMAEYFRDQEGQDVLLFVDNIFRFTQAGSEVSALLGRMPSAVGYQPTLASEMAELQERITSTKRGSITSIQAIYVPADDLTDPAPATTFAHLDATTVLSRQIAELGIYPAVDPLDSSSRILDENIIGKEHYGVAREVQKILQRYKDLQDIIAILGMEELSDEDKAVVARARRIQRFLSQPFHVAEQFTGTAGKYVPLKDTIRSFQEILSGKHDKLPEQAFYMVGNIDEAVEKAKQM from the coding sequence ATGAATGACAATCAAGGAAAGGTTCTACAAGTTATTGGACCGGTCGTAGACGTGGCATTCCCGGAGGGAAAACTGCCGGCCATCTACAATGCCCTGAAACTGACCAGCCAAACCCCGCCCCTGAATCTGGTGCTGGAGACAGCCCAACATCTGGGCAACAATACGGTCCGGACTATTGCCCTGGCCTCGACCGACGGCGTCATCAGAGGCATGCCGGTAGTTGATACTGGCGCGGTCATCACTGTCCCGGTCGGCCGGCCCACCCTGGGCAGGTTGCTCAACCTGCTGGGCGAGCCCATCGACACCATCGGCGAGATTAAAACCAAGGACTACTACCCGATTCACCGCCACAGCCCGGCATTATCCGAACAAGCCACCACTACACAGATATTCGAGACCGGACTGAAGGTCATCGATTTACTGGCGCCGTATTCCAAAGGCGGCAAGGTCGGCTTATTCGGCGGCGCCGGCGTCGGCAAGACCGTGGTGATTATGGAACTCATCCGGAATATCGCCACCGAACACGGCGGCTTTTCGGTATTCGGCGGCGTGGGCGAACGCACCCGCGAAGGCAACGACCTCTGGCTGGAGATGCAACGTTCCGGCGTATTGGCCAAGACCGTCATGGTCTTCGGCCAGATGAACGAACCGCCCGGCGCGCGCCTGCGCGTGGCCTTAACCGCCCTGACCATGGCTGAATACTTCCGCGACCAGGAAGGCCAGGACGTGCTCTTGTTTGTTGATAACATATTCAGGTTCACCCAGGCCGGCTCTGAGGTCTCGGCCCTGCTGGGCAGGATGCCCTCGGCAGTCGGATACCAGCCCACCCTGGCCAGCGAGATGGCCGAGTTGCAGGAACGCATTACATCAACCAAGCGCGGCTCGATTACCTCGATTCAGGCCATCTATGTGCCGGCCGATGACCTGACCGACCCGGCCCCGGCTACCACATTCGCCCATCTTGACGCCACGACCGTGCTCTCCCGACAGATTGCGGAATTAGGCATCTATCCGGCGGTTGACCCGCTCGACTCCAGCTCGCGCATATTGGATGAAAATATTATCGGCAAGGAACACTATGGCGTGGCCCGCGAGGTCCAGAAAATCCTCCAGCGCTATAAAGACCTGCAGGACATCATTGCCATATTGGGCATGGAAGAACTCTCGGACGAAGACAAGGCCGTGGTGGCCCGGGCGCGCAGAATCCAGCGCTTCCTGTCCCAGCCGTTCCACGTGGCCGAGCAGTTTACCGGCACCGCCGGTAAGTATGTGCCTTTGAAGGATACCATCAGGAGTTTCCAGGAAATCCTGTCCGGCAAGCATGATAAACTGCCCGAGCAGGCGTTCTATATGGTCGGCAATATTGATGAAGCGGTGGAGAAAGCTAAGCAGATGTAG
- the atpH gene encoding ATP synthase F1 subunit delta: MTSKTIASRYARALLNTALPGKVDKIRQDLQATLAIYQSGTELPGILRHPMIPQNSKKEILAQILKGQVDELLIHFLEALITKRRIGILPDIVEMYNLLADESLGIVKARVRTPFPISEPQQAIIKDKLARLTGKRVIMDIEIKPALLGGLAVKIGDRVMDGSVQTRLRDLKEKLLQKA; this comes from the coding sequence ATGACCAGTAAAACCATTGCTTCACGGTACGCCCGGGCATTATTGAATACTGCCCTTCCTGGAAAAGTGGATAAAATCCGCCAGGACCTCCAGGCCACCCTGGCCATATACCAGTCCGGCACCGAACTGCCCGGGATTCTCCGGCACCCGATGATACCCCAAAACTCCAAGAAAGAAATCCTGGCCCAGATTCTCAAGGGCCAGGTAGATGAATTGCTCATCCATTTCCTTGAGGCGTTGATAACCAAGCGCCGCATCGGTATCCTGCCTGATATCGTTGAGATGTATAATCTTCTGGCCGACGAATCGCTCGGCATCGTCAAGGCCCGGGTCCGGACGCCGTTTCCTATCTCCGAACCGCAACAGGCCATAATTAAAGATAAACTCGCCCGCCTTACCGGGAAACGGGTGATTATGGATATTGAAATAAAACCAGCGCTGCTGGGCGGATTGGCCGTTAAAATAGGCGACCGGGTAATGGACGGTAGCGTTCAGACCAGATTAAGGGACTTGAAAGAGAAGTTATTGCAGAAAGCATAA
- the atpB gene encoding F0F1 ATP synthase subunit A translates to MASEMHPPTLLGPLYKALVEKGWMPSFLKDEHGETYFQLIVLSWVVMGFLVLMSFIWSGRLKRVPGRMQGIMETVVDSLGNMLDSLIGHGGRNYLGLLGTAFLFIFCLNFMGLIPGLISPTANWNCTVSMAIVMIFMVQVYGLKEHGFLGYIKHYMGSPKELATWLIAPLILVVEILSEIIRVMSLSLRLYVNIYGEDMIIISLVNMGVPMIGLQLIMFCFAVFTSFLQAFIFTALSAIYIKLITAHE, encoded by the coding sequence ATGGCAAGTGAAATGCATCCGCCGACTCTCTTAGGACCACTTTATAAGGCGCTGGTTGAAAAGGGATGGATGCCCTCATTCCTGAAAGACGAACACGGCGAGACCTATTTCCAGCTGATTGTCCTGAGCTGGGTGGTCATGGGTTTCCTAGTGCTGATGTCATTCATCTGGTCCGGCCGCTTGAAGCGCGTCCCAGGCCGGATGCAGGGCATAATGGAAACCGTGGTGGACTCGCTCGGCAATATGCTCGATTCGCTTATCGGCCACGGCGGGCGCAACTATCTGGGACTTCTCGGCACCGCATTCTTGTTCATATTCTGCCTTAACTTCATGGGCCTGATCCCCGGACTGATTTCCCCGACCGCTAACTGGAATTGCACCGTCTCCATGGCCATCGTGATGATTTTCATGGTCCAGGTATATGGCCTAAAGGAACACGGTTTCCTGGGTTATATCAAACATTATATGGGTTCGCCCAAGGAGCTGGCCACCTGGTTGATTGCCCCATTAATACTAGTGGTGGAGATATTAAGCGAAATAATCCGGGTCATGTCCCTGTCCCTACGGCTCTACGTCAATATCTACGGCGAGGATATGATCATTATCTCACTGGTTAATATGGGCGTGCCCATGATTGGCCTGCAGCTGATAATGTTCTGTTTTGCCGTATTCACCTCGTTTTTACAGGCGTTTATCTTTACGGCCTTATCGGCAATATATATTAAACTAATAACCGCGCATGAATAA
- a CDS encoding type II toxin-antitoxin system HicB family antitoxin, with protein MKLYVKIEQDEKGYFVAEVPALPGCLSQGKTKQDAIKNIREAVAGWLEVMEEKARFNHKKAIAVNL; from the coding sequence ATGAAATTGTATGTCAAGATTGAACAGGACGAAAAAGGATATTTTGTGGCTGAGGTGCCGGCGTTACCTGGCTGTCTGTCCCAAGGCAAAACCAAACAGGATGCCATAAAGAATATCAGGGAAGCCGTCGCGGGCTGGCTGGAGGTAATGGAGGAAAAGGCCCGGTTTAACCATAAAAAGGCCATTGCGGTTAATCTATAA
- a CDS encoding type II toxin-antitoxin system HicA family toxin — protein sequence MSEKIKTCSGAEAVKKFQRIGWTIARQKGSHLMLTRAGYFYTLSIPQHHELGPGILRKLIKQAGITAEEFNAL from the coding sequence ATGTCCGAGAAGATAAAAACCTGTTCCGGAGCCGAGGCCGTCAAGAAGTTCCAACGCATCGGCTGGACAATCGCCCGGCAAAAAGGTTCACATCTGATGCTGACCAGAGCCGGTTATTTTTACACCCTATCCATCCCGCAACACCATGAATTGGGACCGGGTATTTTGAGGAAGCTAATCAAACAAGCCGGCATAACCGCTGAGGAATTCAATGCGCTCTAA
- a CDS encoding PQQ-binding-like beta-propeller repeat protein gives MRLITIILVLCVSAVNLIHADDWTSLGNDATRARSTEEKLSDTFIPDWQHTVTDSITSSPAVADGCVVFACRDGAVRALKETDGSLLWTSAISGDIIASPAIYQGRIYIPSDNKVHCLRLLDGVPLWNYQTTSTDISSPLVLNNRIYLGLGFPNQKVIAIDITATATPAWQAPTEQIVYSSPAISGATLIIGCDSGRYYALNTNTGSETWSYPTGGAVLLSSPLISNTSVYLLPGGNDLNFYSIDIDDANWPVSNYQIALADPASGTIVGDIIATKLATSSPIKAGDYVGFTVRFDYSVDTDSDTIADQYVLNEYAFAIDPVTPTASVKWQVALGTLITANQNNIPPYGLCPTPLAMQNQSGQTVLAVASSLSSELRVLGASNGAILWNYTLDSATQSSPVAANGRLLVATKNGSLYAFQSTNSSPQPVSSGFSPATGTTITVGTATFTPTLTWSSATDTNDASVTLQYQVRIDDDGEVIESYDSITTTSAGITSITFAPIPITSTLQLTYSIRTIDPSNAYSAWSDRQTYSVFLDTTAPDAPGNLMATPSNGYVNLFWTASPSTDTAGYLVAYGEISGTFGSYLAIGNVTNYQVTGLTNGITYVFSVVAEDMVGLQSSPVEATAAPDYHIFLNGAPYETLSDAVSIAQSGDTITLSPITFVVPGTLYLKPGVSISGYAPHLTILQGPSMATLFELTGPTVVTKGVISNLTLTGAGIGIDASSYGLEVRNVILRQMGTGIFGNDTSDLIIVNNTFISHTDAAINVAGQTAIRNNIIVRNAIGIWWSGIEADLPKLSITYNDVYGNATDYLDCTIGNGNISENVAFRNEAANDYREVVGSKTVDTGSPSDTYALEPSPNGGRINMGAFGNTPYATISQSAGSSAAYKGMNNGCFIATAVYGSYNHPNVMVLRNFRDRHLITNAPGRRFVSLYYKVSPPIAEYLKQSPVKAGVVRLALTPVVYAMKYHFTVLGFFILLAGVLYFTTKVTKNKIPSIKRGFRGV, from the coding sequence ATGAGACTAATAACGATTATTCTTGTTCTTTGCGTCTCGGCGGTGAATCTTATTCACGCCGATGATTGGACCTCGCTGGGCAACGACGCCACTCGCGCCAGAAGCACCGAGGAAAAACTCTCCGACACCTTTATTCCGGACTGGCAACATACGGTTACTGACAGCATAACTTCGTCTCCGGCAGTCGCAGACGGATGCGTGGTCTTTGCCTGCCGTGATGGCGCAGTCCGGGCGCTGAAGGAAACCGACGGCTCCCTGCTCTGGACCTCGGCTATCAGCGGCGATATCATCGCCTCGCCGGCCATTTATCAGGGCCGGATCTATATTCCGTCGGACAACAAGGTGCATTGTCTGCGGCTTCTTGATGGCGTTCCGCTCTGGAACTATCAGACCACCAGCACCGACATTTCCTCACCGCTGGTCCTGAATAACCGGATTTATCTGGGTTTAGGTTTCCCCAACCAGAAGGTCATTGCCATTGATATTACAGCGACGGCCACGCCGGCCTGGCAGGCGCCGACCGAACAGATTGTCTATTCGTCTCCGGCTATATCAGGCGCAACATTAATCATCGGCTGTGACAGCGGCCGGTATTACGCCCTGAACACGAATACCGGCTCGGAAACCTGGTCATATCCGACCGGCGGGGCAGTCCTGCTCTCATCGCCGCTCATCAGCAACACCAGTGTCTATCTCCTGCCCGGCGGCAATGACCTTAATTTCTACTCAATAGACATTGACGACGCTAATTGGCCTGTATCAAATTACCAGATTGCCCTGGCTGACCCGGCATCAGGAACGATTGTCGGTGATATTATCGCTACCAAACTGGCCACCTCATCGCCCATAAAGGCAGGGGACTATGTCGGATTCACGGTTCGGTTTGATTACTCGGTGGATACTGATTCCGACACCATTGCCGACCAGTATGTGCTCAACGAATACGCCTTTGCCATTGACCCGGTTACGCCGACTGCCTCAGTTAAATGGCAGGTGGCGTTAGGCACCCTCATTACCGCCAACCAGAACAACATCCCGCCTTATGGCCTGTGTCCGACCCCGCTGGCTATGCAGAACCAGTCCGGACAGACCGTGCTGGCAGTTGCCTCATCGCTCTCATCCGAGTTGCGGGTCCTCGGCGCAAGCAACGGCGCCATACTCTGGAATTATACCCTGGATTCAGCCACCCAGTCATCGCCCGTTGCCGCCAACGGCCGGCTGCTTGTCGCCACTAAGAACGGCTCGCTCTACGCTTTCCAGTCAACAAACAGCAGCCCGCAGCCGGTATCAAGCGGCTTCTCACCGGCTACCGGAACCACCATCACCGTCGGCACCGCTACCTTTACGCCCACGCTTACCTGGTCTTCGGCCACTGACACCAATGACGCGTCCGTGACACTGCAATATCAGGTCAGAATTGATGATGATGGTGAGGTCATAGAAAGTTACGACTCCATAACCACCACCTCAGCCGGGATTACCTCTATCACCTTTGCGCCGATTCCGATAACCAGCACACTCCAACTGACCTATTCCATCCGGACCATAGACCCGTCCAACGCATATTCTGCCTGGTCTGACCGGCAGACCTATTCTGTATTCCTTGATACCACTGCGCCTGATGCGCCGGGCAACCTGATGGCCACGCCCAGCAACGGTTATGTCAATCTGTTTTGGACTGCCTCGCCCAGCACGGATACGGCCGGATATCTGGTGGCCTACGGGGAAATATCCGGCACATTCGGCTCCTATCTGGCTATCGGTAATGTGACCAATTATCAGGTCACCGGCCTGACCAACGGAATCACATATGTCTTCAGTGTCGTGGCTGAGGATATGGTCGGCCTGCAGAGCAGTCCGGTTGAGGCAACCGCCGCGCCGGACTATCATATCTTCCTGAACGGCGCGCCGTATGAGACGCTATCAGATGCCGTCAGCATTGCCCAGTCTGGCGACACGATTACCTTGAGTCCGATAACCTTTGTTGTTCCGGGAACTTTATATCTCAAGCCGGGCGTCAGCATCTCTGGTTATGCCCCGCACCTGACCATACTGCAAGGCCCGAGTATGGCCACCCTGTTTGAGTTGACTGGTCCCACGGTCGTTACCAAGGGCGTGATTTCTAATCTTACCCTGACCGGCGCCGGCATCGGTATTGACGCCTCATCCTACGGCCTGGAGGTCAGGAACGTCATCCTCCGGCAGATGGGCACCGGAATCTTCGGCAACGATACATCCGACCTCATTATCGTCAACAATACCTTTATTTCTCATACCGACGCGGCCATAAATGTGGCCGGCCAGACCGCGATTCGCAACAATATCATCGTCCGCAATGCCATCGGCATCTGGTGGTCCGGCATTGAGGCCGACCTGCCCAAGTTATCCATTACCTACAACGACGTCTATGGCAATGCCACGGACTATCTTGATTGCACGATCGGGAATGGAAACATCTCGGAGAATGTGGCATTCAGGAACGAGGCAGCTAATGATTACCGCGAGGTGGTTGGTTCCAAAACAGTGGATACGGGAAGTCCGTCCGACACGTATGCATTGGAGCCGTCACCCAATGGCGGCCGGATTAATATGGGCGCATTCGGCAATACGCCTTATGCCACGATTTCCCAGAGTGCCGGAAGTAGCGCTGCATACAAGGGAATGAACAATGGCTGTTTCATTGCCACGGCCGTCTATGGCAGTTATAACCATCCCAATGTCATGGTCCTGCGCAACTTCCGGGACAGGCATCTGATTACTAATGCCCCGGGCCGGCGCTTTGTTAGTTTATATTATAAGGTCAGTCCGCCGATCGCGGAGTATCTGAAACAATCCCCTGTTAAGGCGGGTGTTGTACGTCTGGCCCTGACACCGGTGGTGTATGCCATGAAATATCATTTTACAGTATTAGGGTTTTTCATCTTGTTAGCAGGAGTATTATACTTCACCACAAAGGTCACAAAGAATAAAATCCCCTCTATCAAGAGGGGATTTAGGGGTGTGTAA
- a CDS encoding nucleotidyltransferase family protein, which produces MNYALARNIIIYDELSRILPAFHSAGIKTILLAGAALGATVYDNIGQRQMGDIDLLIRHRDTQRIGELLGDLGYVLDTARSDEAHYSKTIGEFTLHIDCHTDLRHYLDDKALAGVWARAVKSPLLRGDLGVCNSFVLSPEDTLIYTAVDSAVYHGRITPTVLKDIELIIKHYSISSELPLSKGGQGVVRVGVSGLDWHLVIQLLKSYRLETPLHILFDRCRKEGVPIPDEVMHSLHPRKRSLEYYLYTILLGMSKSPHPPFAKGERGGLEDKGVLSDDLSRILRFLTRPAARWEVFLNSFFPSLRFVKQSYDLNDEIPSNKRGRGVLLTILYPLRFLSLIWRMNKAMYQFTLRML; this is translated from the coding sequence ATGAATTATGCCTTGGCGCGTAATATTATTATCTACGATGAATTAAGTAGAATCCTCCCCGCCTTTCATTCTGCCGGCATTAAAACCATCCTCCTGGCCGGCGCGGCCCTGGGCGCCACGGTCTATGACAATATCGGCCAGCGCCAGATGGGCGATATTGACCTGTTAATCCGGCATCGGGATACGCAGAGGATAGGGGAGTTATTGGGTGATTTAGGGTATGTATTGGACACGGCCCGTTCTGATGAGGCGCATTATTCCAAGACCATTGGAGAATTCACCCTGCACATTGACTGTCATACTGACCTTAGGCACTATCTGGACGATAAGGCATTGGCCGGCGTTTGGGCCCGCGCCGTAAAGTCCCCTCTATTAAGAGGGGATTTAGGGGTGTGTAATTCCTTTGTATTATCTCCGGAGGACACCCTCATCTACACCGCCGTGGATTCTGCCGTCTATCACGGACGCATCACCCCGACCGTCCTTAAGGATATTGAACTGATTATAAAACATTACTCTATTTCTTCTGAACTCCCCCTTAGTAAAGGGGGACAGGGGGTTGTGCGGGTAGGGGTGAGTGGGCTTGACTGGCATCTGGTCATCCAACTCCTCAAATCCTACCGCCTGGAAACGCCTTTACACATCCTCTTTGACCGCTGTCGGAAAGAGGGCGTTCCTATCCCTGATGAAGTGATGCATTCTCTCCATCCCCGTAAGCGTTCCTTGGAATATTATCTTTATACAATATTACTGGGCATGTCTAAATCCCCCCATCCCCCTTTTGCAAAGGGGGAGCGAGGGGGATTAGAAGATAAGGGTGTGTTAAGCGACGACCTTTCTCGAATCCTCCGCTTCCTCACCCGTCCGGCTGCCCGCTGGGAGGTATTCCTGAACTCCTTCTTCCCGTCTTTACGTTTTGTAAAGCAGAGCTATGACCTGAATGACGAAATCCCCTCTAATAAGAGGGGCAGGGGTGTGTTACTGACAATACTTTATCCGTTAAGATTTCTTTCGCTTATTTGGAGAATGAATAAAGCCATGTATCAATTTACACTGAGGATGTTATAG